In the Drosophila virilis strain 15010-1051.87 chromosome 4, Dvir_AGI_RSII-ME, whole genome shotgun sequence genome, TGGACTTAAAAATACAGAAACGTCCGCACCCACAAAGGCCGTGGTCGTCAAAGCGTCCGGCCTCTGACGTTCAACGAACGATAAGCCGCAGTCGCGCTCATGTCCACATCCACATTCatatccacatccacatccgtGTCCGGGTTCGCGTCCGAGTCCGTGTCCTTGTATTCAGTTGCCATGTTTTCCAATTTTCAGCACAGCGCATTCGAATTCGGCCgagagcagcaacaaagaaAAATACGCGCACGGCTTTCTCCAAATTTAGTCATTGTATGCGAAATTGCTTATAAACGTTACCGGCCGACCATCGCCCACTCTCACTCTAACCGCACTCAATCTGACCTGCCATATCGGCGCTTTAGCTGCTAGGCTTCGCGCACCACCTACGCATACCccattttggctttggctgcaCAATTGGTAGAGGGTCGCTTTTTGATTGTTCGCGCAGTGGCgtaaaaatattattgcacTCTCGTGGGCTCTACATGTTCGAGCAAAGACTGCATCCCGCTCCAGCGCACACGATGTGTTTGTGCCCAATTGCGAGTTTAGTCGCTTGTAAACTTACATTTACATACAGTTGTTTATTTGAAAGTTGCcttgcaattttttatttttatataatatgcaGTTTCTTTAAAATCATTAAATGTTGTCGGATGATCAGCATCTTATAAATTAAGCCTTGACCTAATTGTGCGATAGCCAATTATTAGAAGAGGGGCATAGGTTTCGTAACTGACATTACCAGACCCATTTCTACTTgctaattgtttaatttttggaTCTAGCACAAAAaggtattaattatattaatccTAATGATATTATTTGGgattgaaatttgtttaaccCTCAGTTGCAATAGACACACTACTAAGCTCCGCTGTTGACTGAGGTGATGAATGGATTAGGACTTTTGTAGGCAGCAGATGCTTTAACGGTTCCAGTATCTGAGCCTGCATCAAGTAGGTTAATTGGTGTTGCTCCAGCTGAAGCAGGCTTATGCCGAGGTGCACGCTTATTGACTGAGGCGGGAACACGCCGTGAATACAGCGCTGCACATAGGGCACCAGGTCGTAGGCAAAACAGGAGCACAGTTTAACGAATGTTTCGCGTTCATTGCGAGTAAATGCTTGCTGCTCTTGGCGATAGAAGGCGAGCACTTGTTTTGCTACCAACTCCAGTGACCTTTGCAAGCAACTGGTTACATCTGTAGCCACAGCAAAAGGCGCACAAAGGCGCAGCTCATTCAGCGCGTTCAAATAACCATTGCAGAGCACGGCAAGCGGATAAAAGTCCAGCAACGTCTCTGGCGGTGCATATGACTCCATGTCCGGCTCACTCCCGGAAAGAGCAGCTGTGTCCAGCTGCTTGCGTGTATGCAGGCTGACCTTGTTAATAAGCGTAAACTTTTCCAACTCCCGATCAAAGTTTTCGTTAACTTTAATAATGCTGGACTCGAACTTATTGCGCACAACGCGTACAAAAATGGGCGCAATCAATGCGCGAAAGTCGGCACCGATGCGACTGAAGGATAGTCCAAAATACATACACTGCCCGAGCACAGTTTCAATTGAATTAATGCCGCGTTGCAAGTCTTCCTCGAGTGTCAACAGAAAGGCGTCAATCTGCaaacaaacatataaataatatccGCTAAGCTATAAGCATTTGAGAATCCCACCTTATTATGCAGCCAGGCTTCAAACAGGCGAAGTCCGTTGCAGCTGACACCTGACAGCTGCTTCAGTCCGGCCGACTTGCTTGCCTGCTCTCCCTCCGGAAAGATAGCGCGGTATTGTGTAATTATATTGAACAGATTTATACGCGTTATTTCTATAGTCTTCGTTAGATGCTGCTGAGCTATAAGGTAatcattttttaatatgttttcaaCAGCCCAGTTAGCGTACCGTCTGTTTTTGGAATGGCGTCCAGACACGATGTCAACCAAGCGTCACGCGCCTGTAAAAACTTCAATTTTAACTCGTTGTCACCAAAAGCTTGCATGCGCCGCAGATAACCGACGATTTGCAAGCACTTGGGCAGCTGCAGATCCATGCGCATCTGTGCCACAAGCTGCACGAGCATGGTATGCCATAGGGCCTCCACGGAGCGCACAATACcctgcattaaaa is a window encoding:
- the Cog8 gene encoding conserved oligomeric Golgi complex subunit 8, translated to MEFAENMDLENDRVLKLIFPNGVPENLRGNPELDNYLVKLGTCKVEQLKKEQTRLADETKRILEQTQELAITNYKTFITTAENSRSIFHEFQKAEEQVDTLKDKLPTFSAKCHEFLKKSAELTEQRRLNSTTLHKNAQLLEILELPQLMERCIREGRYEEALELASYVQRLGQHQGQTIPVVNGIVRSVEALWHTMLVQLVAQMRMDLQLPKCLQIVGYLRRMQAFGDNELKLKFLQARDAWLTSCLDAIPKTDAQQHLTKTIEITRINLFNIITQYRAIFPEGEQASKSAGLKQLSGVSCNGLRLFEAWLHNKIDAFLLTLEEDLQRGINSIETVLGQCMYFGLSFSRIGADFRALIAPIFVRVVRNKFESSIIKVNENFDRELEKFTLINKVSLHTRKQLDTAALSGSEPDMESYAPPETLLDFYPLAVLCNGYLNALNELRLCAPFAVATDVTSCLQRSLELVAKQVLAFYRQEQQAFTRNERETFVKLCSCFAYDLVPYVQRCIHGVFPPQSISVHLGISLLQLEQHQLTYLMQAQILEPLKHLLPTKVLIHSSPQSTAELSSVSIATEG